In one window of Melospiza melodia melodia isolate bMelMel2 chromosome 21, bMelMel2.pri, whole genome shotgun sequence DNA:
- the LOC134427793 gene encoding merlin-like: MIWCGCPHQLKNMSIRGLKKKQPKTFKVRIITVDAEMEFSCEMKWKGKDLFDLVCRALGLRETWFFGLQYTIKGMCTWLKMDKKVLDQEIPKEDPISFHFLAKFYPEKVEEELLQEITQHLFFLQVKKQILDEEIYCSPEATVLLASYAVQAKYGDYDPNFHEPGFLAHDELLPKRVLRQYQLTAEMWEEKITAWYAEHRGIARDEAEMNYLKIAQDLEMYGVNYFPIAQNKNHTDLLLGVDAKGIHIYSINNRFSPNKSFEWSSIRNISCSEKELTIKPLDKKAEVFKFFSSQLKVNKLIFQLCIGNHDLFMRRRKVDSIEIQQMKAQAREEKARKKMENQRLAREKQLREEAERAKEELERRLFQLEDEARQANEALLRSQEAAELLAEKAQIAEEEAKLLAQNAAEAEQERQRLEITALKSKEEKRLMEQKMREAELIAAKLVKESDRRAKEAEHLKQDLHDAREAERKAKQKLLDITRLNYPHMAKYPQYSPGDSRDANFDKGSIKLDLKDIDLKRLSFEIERERLDYLENSRKFEDRLKELKSEIHALKLEEKQAGLYSHWNEVLGSLDRSLGSAPSWMKTLETGDAVDVNFQRPFPAYLLNTASSWPCTNKIQHMVPVEKSSSQANSLAANSVGTGTRKQIIKVQQHDSDVIYI; this comes from the exons ATGATTTG GTGTGGCTGCCCTCATCAGCTGAAAAATATGTCCATCAGAGGCCTGAAGAAGAAACAACCAAAGACTTTTAAAGTCAGAATTATAACAGTGGATGCTGAGATGGAGTTCAGCTGTGAG atGAAGTGGAAGGGAAAGGATTTGTTTGACCTGGTGTGCCGAGCCCTTGGTTTAAGGGAGACCTGGTTCTTTGGCCTGCAGTACACAATTAAAGGAATGTGCACCTGGTTAAAGATGGACAAAAAG GTTTTAGATCAAGAAATCCCCAAAGAAGATCCCATTAGCTTTCATTTTTTGGCTAAATTCTACCCAGAGAAGGTAGAAGAGGAGCTCTTACAGGAAATTACCCAGCATTTATTCTTCCTTCAG GTGAAGAAGCAGATCCTGGATGAGGAAATCTATTGCTCACCAGAAGCTACAGTTTTACTGGCTTCTTATGCTGTTCAGGCCAAG TATGGTGACTACGACCCAAATTTCCACGAGCCAGGCTTTCTAGCCCATGATGAGCTGCTGCCCAAAAGG GTGCTCAGGCAGTACCAGCTGACAGCAGAGATGTGGGAAGAGAAGATCACAGCTTGGTATGCAGAGCACAGGGGTATTGCCAG GGATGAAGCTGAGATGAACTATCTGAAAATTGCCCAAGACTTGGAAATGTATGGTGTCAATTATTTCCCAATTGCT caaaacaaaaaccacacagATCTCCTGCTTGGAGTTGATGCCAAAGGTATTCACATCTACAGCATTAATAACAGGTTCTCCCCCAATAAATCCTTTGAGTGGAGCTCTATCAGAAACATTTCCTGTAGTGAGAAAGAG TTAACTATTAAACCCCTTGACAAAAAAGCAGAAGTCTTCAAGTTCTTCTCCTCTCAGCTCAAAGTGAACAAACTG ATTTTCCAGTTGTGCATTGGAAACCACGACCTATTTATGAGGAGGAGAAAAGTGGACTCCATAGAGATCCAGCAAATGAAAGCACAAGCCAGGGAAGAAAAAGCTAGAAAAAAG ATGGAGAACCAGAGGCTGGCCAGGGAGAAGCAGCTCAGGGAAGAAGCTGAGAGAGCCAAAGAGGAGCTGGAGAGGCGCCTTTTCCAGCTGGAAGATGAAGCCAGGCAGGCCAACGAGGCCCTG CTGCGAtcccaggaagcagcagagctgctggctgagAAAGCCCAGATTGCAGAAGAAGAGGCCAAGCTGCTGGCCCAGAACGCTGCAGAGGCTGAGCAGGAGCGCCAGAGGCTGGAGATCACAGCCCTGAAGAGCAAGGAGGAGAAGCGGCTGATGGAGCAGAAGATGCGCGAGGCGGAGCTGATCGCCGCGAAGCTGGTGAAGGAGTCAGACAGGAG AGCCAAGGAAGCAGAGCACCTGAAGCAAGACCTGCACGACGCCCGCGAGGCCGAACGCAAAGCCAAGCAGAAGCTCTTAGACATAACCAGGCTTAATTATCCT CACATGGCCAAGTACCCCCAGTACTCCCCAGGTGACAGCAGAGATGCCAACTTTGACAAAGGCTCCATCAAGCTGGATTTGAAGGACATTGACCTCAAGAGACTCTCCTTtgagatagagagagagag GCTGGACTACTTAGAAAACAGCAGGAAATTCGAAGATCGGCTGAAAGAACTGAAATCTGAAATTCATGCTCTGAAGCTGGAGGAAAAACAGGCTGGGCTTTACAGTCACTGGAATGAAGTCCTGGGCTCCTTGGATCGCTCCTTGGGAAGT GCCCCATCATGGATGAAAACCTTGGAAACTGGAGATGCAGTGGATGTAAATTTTCAAAGACCTTTCCCTGCTTACTTGTTAAACACTGCAAGCAGCTGGCCCTGCACCAACAAAATTCAGCACATGGTGCCAGTGGAAAAGTCATCTTCCCAAGCCAATTCCCTGGCTGCCAACAGTGTGGGCACAGGAACCAGAAAACAGATCATAAAG GTTCAGCAGCATGACTCAGATGTGATCTACATTTGA
- the MRPS17 gene encoding small ribosomal subunit protein uS17m encodes MSVPRGAVHAKWIVGKVIGTKMQKTAKVRVTRLVLDPYLLKFFNKRKTYFAHDPLQQCVVGDIVLLKALPERRSKHVKHELAEIVFKVGNVIDPITGKPCAGTRFLENLSDSENLTEADTTYLSEKLQELKVCSTDK; translated from the exons ATGTCTGTCCCACGTGGAGCTGTCCATGCAAAATGGATAGTGGGGAAAGTAATTGGGACCAAAATGCAGAAAACTGCCAAAGTGAGAGTGACAAGGCTCGTGCTGGATCCCTACTTGCTAAAG TTCTTTAACAAAAGAAAAACCTATTTTGCCCATGACCCACTGCAGCAGTGTGTTGTTGGAGACATTGTTCTTCTGAAAGCTCTGCCTGAGAGAAGGAGCAAACACGTGAAACACGAACTGGCTGAAATTGTGTTCAAGGTTGGCAATGTCATAGATCCCATCACAGGAAAGCCCTGTGCAGGAACCAGATTCCTGGAAAACCTGTCAGATTCAGAAAATCTCACCGAGGCAGACACCACCTATCTAAGTGAGAAACTTCAGGAACTTAAAGTTTGTTCAACAGACAAATAG